Proteins co-encoded in one Spirosoma endbachense genomic window:
- a CDS encoding limonene-1,2-epoxide hydrolase family protein, which yields MSNTPLEVAETFFAHWQANRMEDALAMLSPDVIYQNFPTPDLIGREAVRKFNVDAGIGTTLQANWEIVHLAAVGNVVLNERIDNFRHANGTTLTVPVMGTLTIEEGAITVWRDYFDSANAAQQQLMRSLA from the coding sequence ATGTCCAACACACCTCTCGAAGTCGCAGAAACCTTCTTCGCCCATTGGCAGGCCAATCGGATGGAAGACGCACTCGCCATGCTCTCGCCTGATGTCATTTACCAAAATTTTCCTACCCCCGACCTTATCGGCCGCGAGGCTGTCCGAAAGTTCAATGTCGATGCCGGTATCGGTACGACCTTGCAGGCGAACTGGGAAATCGTTCATCTTGCCGCCGTCGGCAATGTGGTGCTCAACGAGCGGATTGATAACTTTAGACATGCCAACGGCACTACCCTGACGGTACCGGTAATGGGAACGCTTACCATTGAGGAGGGCGCTATCACCGTCTGGCGGGACTATTTCGACTCGGCCAACGCAGCGCAGCAGCAGCTCATGCGCTCACTCGCGTAA
- a CDS encoding SDR family oxidoreductase translates to MTKIALVTGANKGIGFETAKQLAQHDIKVLLGARNETEGKKAEEILRAQSLDVTFVKLDISVSHDIENIKNYIDREFGKLDILINNAAVFLDSAWFGNNTETVPLKTLRDTFDINYFGTVELTQSLLPAIRKSEAGRIVNISSVSGSFGVHLDETHWLYALKPYAYSASKTALNQFTVFLANALGNTKIKVNAVNPGWVKTSIGSDQAPLTPEDGAKSGVALALMDENGPAGTFSQAGETLPW, encoded by the coding sequence ATGACAAAAATAGCATTAGTAACAGGGGCCAACAAAGGCATCGGTTTTGAGACAGCTAAACAACTTGCCCAGCATGATATTAAAGTCCTGTTAGGAGCAAGAAATGAAACGGAAGGAAAAAAGGCAGAGGAGATTTTACGTGCGCAGTCATTAGATGTGACATTCGTCAAACTTGATATTAGTGTTTCCCATGATATAGAAAATATCAAAAACTATATTGACCGTGAATTTGGTAAGCTGGATATTCTAATCAACAATGCAGCGGTATTCCTGGATAGTGCCTGGTTTGGGAATAACACCGAAACTGTACCCTTAAAAACGTTGCGTGATACATTCGACATCAATTATTTCGGTACGGTTGAGCTAACGCAATCATTACTGCCAGCGATTAGAAAAAGTGAAGCCGGGCGAATCGTGAATATTAGCAGCGTTTCAGGCTCCTTTGGTGTTCATCTTGATGAAACCCATTGGTTATATGCCTTGAAACCTTATGCTTACAGCGCGTCAAAAACAGCCTTGAACCAGTTTACCGTGTTTTTGGCAAACGCCCTGGGCAATACTAAAATCAAGGTAAATGCAGTAAATCCGGGTTGGGTAAAAACATCAATTGGCTCAGACCAGGCACCACTTACGCCAGAAGATGGGGCGAAAAGCGGTGTGGCACTAGCATTGATGGACGAAAACGGACCGGCTGGTACATTTTCTCAGGCGGGTGAGACGTTGCCTTGGTAG
- a CDS encoding helix-turn-helix domain-containing protein: protein MQTDTTTIPGLRNIEQISTLTNKRDVENFEILDLSMVDNNTPLSLDYSRKTFYTVTLLQGNYTLEFDEKQIDVSGNSLLFTSTKIPFGIQAAEGVYAGISCLFKEDFITKSNSGYRLLDFPIYKPGRQTIYSLTNEQTKNFVEIYTKLFDEKHENGDFKENLQRTYLLELIFNAQKLDPVSSYIKKNNTTEEIACSFIRLLESQFPIESAQSTLRLKTAKDFADDLSLHPNYLNRQVKRSKGRTVSEIIAARIVQEAKILLKVTNWNIVEIASSLGFEQASHFNLFFKKHVLVSPTAYRKTIK from the coding sequence ATGCAAACAGACACAACTACAATTCCTGGACTCAGGAATATTGAGCAAATATCTACTCTAACAAACAAAAGGGATGTAGAGAATTTTGAGATACTGGATCTGAGTATGGTGGACAACAATACCCCCTTATCGTTAGATTATTCGAGAAAAACGTTTTATACAGTTACCCTTCTACAAGGTAACTATACGCTTGAATTTGACGAAAAACAGATTGATGTATCAGGCAATTCATTACTATTTACCAGCACTAAAATACCCTTTGGCATACAGGCAGCAGAAGGCGTGTATGCAGGAATAAGCTGTCTATTTAAAGAGGATTTTATTACAAAAAGTAATAGTGGGTACCGGTTGCTTGACTTCCCTATTTACAAACCAGGGAGGCAGACTATTTATTCATTGACCAATGAACAAACAAAAAACTTCGTTGAAATTTATACCAAACTGTTTGACGAGAAACACGAAAACGGCGATTTCAAGGAAAACCTGCAACGTACCTATTTGCTCGAGCTGATTTTCAATGCTCAAAAGCTTGATCCGGTCAGTTCCTACATAAAAAAGAATAACACGACTGAGGAAATAGCCTGTTCCTTTATACGGTTGCTGGAATCACAGTTTCCTATAGAATCTGCCCAGAGTACCCTCCGATTAAAAACGGCAAAGGATTTTGCCGATGACCTGTCATTACATCCCAATTATTTAAACCGACAGGTGAAACGATCGAAAGGCAGAACGGTAAGCGAAATCATAGCGGCACGAATCGTTCAGGAAGCGAAAATTTTATTGAAGGTAACGAACTGGAATATTGTGGAGATTGCCAGCTCCCTGGGTTTCGAGCAGGCATCGCACTTCAATTTGTTTTTCAAGAAACACGTACTGGTTTCACCGACAGCTTACAGGAAAACAATAAAATAA
- a CDS encoding helix-turn-helix domain-containing protein, whose translation MKNQPVPPHIIPSISAIHKWLGLPKPAHPLVSVIDLKTISIQVDILEQAFAYSFYSINLKKNFDWKVKYGQQHYDFDEGVMTFQAPGQVLKVDADGSTQVEGYSLFIHPDFFNGYLLAAKIRQYNFFSYAVHEALHLSDTEEQLIMGIMENLSREINSSIDTFSQDLIISHIDLLLNYANRFYHRQFITRKPASFDVLTKFETLLDEHFSEDHLAESGSPSVQLLADQLNFSSKYLSDLLKTQTGMNAKQHIQNRLIEKTKEILTTTSLSVGEIAFMLGFEYPQSLNKLFKNKTNVSPLEYRASFN comes from the coding sequence ATGAAAAATCAGCCAGTACCACCGCATATTATCCCGTCAATTTCTGCTATCCATAAATGGCTCGGCCTGCCCAAACCAGCACACCCGCTCGTCAGCGTAATTGATCTAAAAACCATTTCTATTCAAGTAGATATACTCGAACAGGCTTTTGCTTACTCTTTTTATAGTATCAACCTCAAAAAGAACTTCGACTGGAAAGTCAAATATGGTCAACAACACTATGACTTTGACGAAGGTGTGATGACATTCCAAGCACCGGGGCAAGTATTAAAAGTGGATGCCGACGGGTCAACCCAGGTGGAGGGCTATTCGTTGTTTATACATCCTGATTTTTTTAATGGTTACCTATTAGCGGCCAAAATCAGGCAGTACAATTTTTTTTCCTACGCTGTTCATGAAGCGTTGCATCTGTCCGATACAGAAGAACAGTTGATTATGGGGATCATGGAAAATCTTTCCCGTGAGATTAATTCATCAATCGACACGTTTTCTCAGGATCTGATTATTTCTCACATCGATTTGTTATTGAACTATGCAAACCGCTTCTATCACCGGCAATTTATCACTCGAAAACCGGCAAGTTTCGACGTATTAACAAAATTTGAAACGTTGCTTGATGAGCATTTCAGCGAAGATCACTTAGCTGAATCGGGGTCTCCAAGTGTGCAGCTCCTGGCCGATCAGCTAAATTTTTCCTCGAAATACCTGAGTGACCTGCTAAAAACACAAACGGGGATGAACGCTAAACAGCACATTCAGAACCGGCTCATTGAGAAAACAAAAGAGATACTAACAACGACTTCACTGTCGGTGGGTGAGATCGCTTTTATGCTTGGCTTTGAATACCCCCAGTCTCTGAATAAGTTGTTTAAGAACAAAACCAACGTGTCACCCCTCGAGTATCGGGCTTCCTTCAACTAA
- a CDS encoding aldo/keto reductase — protein MEAIKQVALGNQGLIVPRIGLGCMGMSQLMGADTYGKANDEDSIATIHRSLELGGNFLDTSDLYGPLVNERLVGKAIKGQRDKYIIATKFGFEIDDNGQMVLANNYPVINNRKEYMRKAVERSLKNLGTDYIDLYYMHRQDPAVPIEETIGAMAELVKEGKINYIGISEVDSETIRKAYAVHPISAVQNEYSLFERETERAGVLATVAELGVGMVAYSPLSRGLATGKIQSNSELADDDFRKQFGKFKDGQLDKNLVLINEVETLATEKGLTVAQLALAWVIAKGVVPIPGTKKVNYIEQNIAGAQMDLTDNDLERLEAIVPIETETGSRYL, from the coding sequence ATGGAAGCTATCAAACAAGTAGCATTAGGCAATCAAGGGTTAATCGTTCCTCGGATTGGCCTGGGTTGCATGGGTATGAGTCAACTGATGGGTGCCGATACCTACGGGAAGGCAAATGACGAAGATTCGATTGCAACCATTCACCGTTCGCTCGAATTGGGAGGCAATTTTCTAGACACGTCCGATTTATATGGCCCTCTAGTCAACGAACGGCTTGTCGGAAAGGCTATCAAGGGACAACGGGATAAGTATATCATTGCCACCAAGTTTGGCTTTGAAATTGATGATAACGGGCAAATGGTGCTGGCCAACAATTATCCAGTTATCAACAACCGGAAAGAATACATGCGAAAAGCCGTTGAACGCTCGCTGAAAAACCTAGGTACTGACTATATTGACCTATATTACATGCACCGGCAAGACCCTGCTGTTCCTATCGAAGAAACGATAGGTGCTATGGCTGAACTGGTGAAAGAAGGGAAAATCAACTATATAGGCATTTCGGAAGTCGATTCAGAAACGATTCGTAAAGCCTATGCGGTGCATCCGATTTCGGCGGTACAGAATGAATACTCCCTGTTTGAGCGGGAAACGGAACGGGCAGGAGTACTGGCAACAGTAGCAGAACTAGGGGTCGGCATGGTCGCCTACTCACCGTTGAGCCGTGGCCTGGCAACGGGTAAAATTCAGTCAAACAGCGAGTTAGCCGATGATGACTTCCGCAAACAGTTCGGCAAGTTTAAAGATGGGCAACTGGATAAAAATTTGGTCTTAATCAACGAGGTGGAAACCCTGGCCACAGAAAAAGGCCTGACTGTTGCCCAACTCGCGTTAGCCTGGGTGATTGCGAAAGGAGTTGTTCCCATTCCAGGAACGAAAAAAGTAAACTACATCGAGCAGAATATTGCCGGGGCTCAAATGGATTTGACCGACAACGATCTGGAACGGCTAGAAGCGATCGTACCGATTGAGACAGAAACCGGCAGCCGGTACTTGTAA
- a CDS encoding sulfatase family protein — protein sequence MIRPFIFRTLFGLLVLVGLLLALPGYIVPYEERFNAPKPTRPNVIFIISDDHTSQAISAYGSKLAKTPNIDRIAREGAILYNNVVANSICGPSRATLLTGQYSHRNGYKLNEKVFDINQPVFSEELQKNGYQTAWIGKMHLGSLPHGFDYLNILPGHGSYYNSDFVDSNNKTTRHPGYVTDVVTGLSTDWLDKRDATKPFFLVVGHKATHREWMPALEDLGAYDTVTFPIPPTFYDTYTGRLAAQQQDMSIEKTMSLQADLKVHVEYEVDEAKVPQEKARLKKMLYGDAEPTPEQDQQLDTYVREGSYKRLTPEQKKAFSAYYAKISQEFDQKKLTGKALTEWKYQRYLKDYLSTANSLDRNIGKLLAYLDKRGLAKNTVVIYTSDQGFYLGEHGWFDKRWIYEESLKTPFVIRYPGVIKPGSQVKQVVSNVDWAPTLLSLTNTPIPAYIQGESFLPVLTGSTKAWRDRAYYHYYEYPQPHHVSPHFGLRTNHYTLARFYGPANFWELYDIQKDPHNLHNLYGQKGYETLTAGLKQQLKREIVKYKDEEALKLMDSVPK from the coding sequence ATGATTCGACCGTTTATTTTCCGCACCTTGTTTGGCTTACTGGTGCTGGTAGGTTTATTGCTAGCCCTGCCAGGTTATATAGTTCCGTATGAAGAACGCTTCAACGCACCCAAACCCACTCGCCCCAACGTTATCTTTATTATTTCCGATGACCATACGTCGCAGGCTATCAGTGCGTATGGAAGTAAACTGGCCAAAACGCCAAACATCGATCGCATTGCTCGGGAAGGGGCCATTCTGTATAACAATGTTGTCGCCAATTCCATTTGTGGGCCAAGCCGGGCGACCTTACTGACGGGTCAGTATTCACACCGCAATGGCTACAAACTAAATGAAAAGGTCTTTGATATCAATCAGCCGGTATTTTCAGAAGAATTGCAGAAGAACGGCTATCAGACCGCCTGGATTGGTAAAATGCACCTGGGAAGTTTGCCCCACGGGTTCGATTACCTCAACATTCTGCCCGGACACGGTAGTTATTACAACTCCGACTTTGTTGACTCTAATAACAAAACGACCCGTCATCCCGGCTATGTGACGGATGTGGTGACGGGTTTGTCGACCGACTGGCTTGATAAGCGGGATGCAACAAAGCCCTTTTTTCTAGTGGTTGGCCATAAAGCAACGCACCGCGAGTGGATGCCAGCCCTGGAAGATCTCGGGGCCTATGATACCGTTACGTTTCCGATACCGCCCACCTTCTACGATACCTATACCGGGCGTCTGGCGGCCCAGCAGCAGGACATGAGTATTGAAAAAACGATGAGCCTGCAAGCCGATCTAAAAGTGCACGTTGAGTATGAGGTCGACGAAGCCAAAGTCCCCCAGGAGAAAGCCCGGTTGAAAAAGATGCTGTACGGCGATGCCGAGCCTACTCCCGAGCAGGATCAACAGCTCGACACGTACGTTCGGGAGGGCTCCTACAAACGGCTTACCCCCGAGCAGAAGAAAGCCTTTTCAGCCTATTACGCCAAAATCAGTCAAGAATTCGACCAGAAGAAGCTGACGGGCAAGGCCCTGACGGAATGGAAGTACCAGCGCTATCTGAAAGATTACTTATCAACGGCCAATTCGCTGGATCGCAACATCGGCAAACTCCTGGCTTATCTGGATAAGCGTGGTCTGGCGAAAAATACGGTGGTCATTTATACGTCCGATCAGGGTTTCTATCTGGGGGAGCACGGTTGGTTCGATAAACGTTGGATCTACGAAGAGTCCCTAAAAACGCCGTTTGTTATTCGGTATCCGGGCGTGATCAAACCCGGCAGTCAAGTTAAACAGGTTGTCTCGAATGTGGACTGGGCGCCCACGCTACTGAGTCTTACCAATACGCCCATTCCAGCTTATATCCAGGGGGAATCATTTTTGCCCGTCTTGACCGGCTCAACGAAGGCGTGGCGTGATCGGGCTTATTATCATTATTATGAATATCCCCAGCCGCATCACGTATCGCCCCACTTTGGCTTACGGACGAACCACTACACGCTGGCGCGCTTTTATGGTCCGGCCAATTTTTGGGAATTGTATGATATTCAGAAAGATCCGCATAATCTGCACAATCTGTATGGTCAGAAAGGATATGAAACCCTCACCGCTGGCTTGAAGCAGCAACTGAAGCGTGAAATCGTCAAGTACAAAGATGAGGAGGCACTTAAATTGATGGATAGCGTCCCAAAGTAG
- a CDS encoding NUDIX hydrolase, which translates to MLLLQAKSNQGWMLPGGFIGKEEDLDSAAVRILTARTGLTNVFLQQFYVFGSAKRNRKEHLGDVLQTLGIELTAESWFMQRFITIGYYALVNYDQVIPHPDETSLACSWQAVRELPPMLFDHEHIIAKALHALRLQLNYQPVGYTLLPKEFPLKSLQTVYETILGRKLDRSNFNRKLLSYGILEKKEKHYSGASHKAPFLYSFREDMYFKALENGLEKDF; encoded by the coding sequence GTGCTGTTACTCCAAGCTAAAAGCAATCAGGGGTGGATGCTACCGGGTGGGTTTATCGGCAAAGAAGAAGATTTGGATTCCGCAGCGGTCAGGATTCTGACTGCCCGCACGGGCTTGACAAATGTATTCTTGCAACAATTTTATGTTTTTGGCAGTGCCAAACGGAACCGAAAGGAGCATCTGGGTGACGTACTGCAAACGCTGGGTATTGAGCTCACGGCAGAGAGTTGGTTTATGCAACGCTTTATTACGATTGGCTACTATGCGCTGGTTAATTATGATCAGGTAATTCCCCACCCCGATGAGACCTCACTGGCCTGTAGTTGGCAGGCTGTCAGGGAGCTCCCCCCGATGCTTTTTGACCATGAACACATCATTGCCAAGGCGTTGCATGCCCTGCGCTTACAACTGAATTACCAGCCCGTTGGCTATACGTTGTTACCCAAAGAATTTCCCCTCAAGAGTTTGCAAACGGTTTATGAAACCATTCTGGGCCGAAAGCTGGACCGCAGTAATTTCAATCGGAAGCTACTGTCCTATGGCATATTAGAAAAGAAAGAGAAACATTACAGTGGTGCTTCCCACAAGGCCCCCTTTCTGTATTCGTTCAGGGAAGACATGTACTTCAAAGCTTTGGAGAACGGGTTGGAAAAAGATTTCTAG
- a CDS encoding helix-turn-helix domain-containing protein has protein sequence MESNLILQHNILYSRGYQKVQSSEHYFPDHALGIMLSGESHYFSNEGTFVMTEGTICLMRRNQLFKKLKKPGPTGEPPSLISVFLDQNALHQYATDNTIPKQPTYKGQAMIDLTGNVFLKGFFDSLLPYRDHPKKLTAKMAALKTAEAIELLLQTGDVFRPFLFDFQEPYKIDLETYMNHHFQYNIPLSSFANLAGRSLSTFKRDFTKIFDTTPKKWLQQKRLEQAHYLISTKRLRPSAVYLEVGFENLSHFSSAFKKKFGVNASDL, from the coding sequence ATGGAAAGCAACCTCATTCTTCAACATAACATCCTGTATTCGCGTGGGTATCAAAAAGTACAAAGTAGCGAACATTACTTTCCCGACCACGCTTTAGGCATCATGCTTTCGGGGGAATCGCATTATTTTTCCAACGAAGGCACCTTTGTCATGACCGAAGGCACCATCTGTTTAATGCGTAGAAATCAGCTATTCAAAAAGCTCAAAAAACCGGGTCCAACGGGTGAACCGCCTTCGTTAATCAGCGTATTTCTGGACCAAAACGCCTTACACCAGTACGCCACTGACAATACGATCCCAAAACAACCTACGTATAAAGGCCAGGCGATGATTGACCTCACCGGCAATGTGTTTTTGAAAGGTTTTTTTGACTCCTTATTGCCCTATAGGGATCATCCCAAAAAGCTTACGGCAAAAATGGCGGCCCTGAAAACCGCAGAAGCCATTGAGTTGCTGCTGCAAACAGGGGATGTGTTTCGACCTTTTTTGTTTGATTTTCAGGAGCCCTATAAGATTGATCTGGAGACGTATATGAATCATCATTTTCAATATAATATTCCGCTATCCTCGTTTGCCAACCTGGCGGGTCGTAGCCTTTCCACCTTTAAGCGGGATTTTACCAAGATCTTTGACACTACGCCCAAGAAGTGGTTACAGCAAAAGCGGTTGGAGCAGGCCCACTATCTGATTTCAACGAAAAGACTACGTCCCTCAGCGGTGTATTTAGAAGTTGGTTTTGAAAACCTGTCGCATTTTTCGTCTGCCTTTAAAAAGAAGTTTGGTGTAAACGCTTCGGATTTGTGA
- a CDS encoding oxidoreductase, translating to MKKTVLVTGASAGIGKATAIYLAQNGYTVYGAARRMEKLQELKAYGIKPVELDITKQESAEGCINQILTEAGSIDILVNNAGFGAYGSIEDVSMDDARYQLEVNVVGAMRLTQLVLPNMRENRYGKIVNISSVGGKIVFPLGGWYHATKFALEALSDSLRNEVRGFGIDVIVVEPGATKSEWGNIATDSLMNVSGHTAYKDLATKTHHVFTQLSQTIAEPIVIAKLIKRGIEAIHPKTRYTTNQMASTVLLFLRKILSDKLMDKLIMSQLN from the coding sequence ATGAAAAAAACAGTGTTAGTAACGGGCGCTTCGGCCGGAATTGGCAAAGCAACCGCTATTTATTTGGCCCAAAACGGCTACACGGTGTATGGGGCGGCACGCAGAATGGAAAAATTGCAAGAACTCAAAGCCTACGGTATTAAACCCGTTGAATTGGACATTACAAAACAGGAAAGTGCGGAAGGGTGTATCAACCAAATTTTGACCGAAGCAGGCAGCATCGATATTTTGGTCAACAATGCCGGGTTTGGCGCGTATGGCTCGATTGAAGATGTTTCCATGGACGACGCCCGGTATCAGTTGGAAGTCAATGTCGTGGGGGCCATGCGGTTGACCCAACTGGTTTTGCCCAACATGCGGGAAAACAGATACGGTAAAATTGTCAATATTTCCTCGGTGGGGGGTAAGATTGTTTTTCCCTTAGGGGGTTGGTATCACGCAACCAAGTTTGCCCTGGAAGCCTTGAGCGATAGTCTACGAAATGAAGTTCGGGGCTTTGGCATTGACGTCATCGTGGTTGAGCCAGGGGCTACCAAATCGGAATGGGGCAACATTGCTACCGATAGTTTGATGAATGTATCGGGCCATACCGCCTATAAAGACTTAGCCACGAAAACCCATCATGTATTTACCCAGTTATCCCAGACTATTGCGGAACCCATCGTGATCGCTAAACTGATTAAACGGGGAATCGAAGCCATCCATCCCAAAACAAGATATACGACTAACCAGATGGCTTCTACGGTTTTGTTGTTCTTACGAAAGATTTTATCCGATAAGCTAATGGACAAATTAATTATGAGTCAACTCAACTAA
- a CDS encoding DUF4249 domain-containing protein, whose amino-acid sequence MRTAIVCLLCCLAVGGLPLACVDPWDNTLRATNDVLVVDGTITDRSEAQTIQLNRSKADSITGRFGSLPLTKAQVTIIVDSAQVVVCQETTPGTYQLPSDFKGQIGHAYQLRFTLSDGSRYLSNQQVMQPVPPISKVTAQFNPKAISPPFADNRFTAGYDLFIDLTDPVDQRNYYRWKWTLYEPQPWCRSCYEGVYAKNLLEPIVPASYPYYYQSTQQPYEDCFYPPVGSLPRNRLANQYADNPCRTQCWEILHSQGINVFSDRYSNGGLISKRSVAHIPFYQETPCLVDIRQESLPVDAFHYFDLFQQQTQRPGGLSDTPPSALGGNIHNQANAAEGVIGYFTASSVAITHYYLTRTDTQGAEAPGLFFALNGRPPVVGTYLDFILNLPLDRTALCVPLDRRTPLKPEGWP is encoded by the coding sequence ATGCGCACAGCTATTGTCTGCTTACTTTGTTGCCTAGCGGTTGGTGGCCTCCCCCTGGCTTGTGTAGACCCTTGGGATAATACCCTACGAGCAACCAACGATGTGCTCGTCGTTGATGGCACAATTACGGATCGGAGCGAAGCGCAAACCATTCAACTCAATCGGTCCAAAGCGGATTCAATTACGGGCCGCTTTGGTAGCTTGCCGCTGACAAAAGCCCAGGTAACTATTATTGTCGACTCTGCCCAAGTGGTGGTTTGCCAGGAAACTACGCCGGGAACCTATCAATTACCCAGCGATTTTAAAGGCCAGATTGGCCATGCCTATCAATTACGGTTTACCCTGTCGGATGGCAGCCGGTATCTGTCCAATCAACAGGTGATGCAGCCGGTCCCCCCAATTAGTAAGGTAACTGCTCAGTTTAATCCTAAAGCAATCTCCCCTCCTTTCGCCGATAATCGGTTTACGGCTGGCTATGACCTGTTCATTGACTTGACCGATCCTGTTGATCAACGCAACTATTATCGGTGGAAATGGACCTTGTATGAACCTCAGCCCTGGTGTCGATCCTGCTACGAGGGGGTGTACGCCAAGAATCTGCTCGAACCGATTGTGCCGGCCTCTTATCCCTACTATTACCAATCCACCCAGCAACCCTATGAAGACTGTTTTTATCCACCTGTGGGTAGTCTCCCTCGTAATCGTCTGGCGAATCAATACGCGGATAACCCCTGCCGGACACAGTGTTGGGAAATCCTGCATAGTCAAGGTATCAATGTGTTTTCAGACCGATACTCCAATGGCGGCCTGATTAGCAAACGAAGCGTTGCTCATATTCCCTTTTACCAGGAGACCCCTTGTCTGGTGGATATTCGGCAAGAATCATTACCGGTGGATGCCTTTCACTATTTTGATCTATTTCAACAACAAACCCAGCGCCCGGGCGGGCTATCCGATACGCCCCCGTCGGCGCTGGGGGGCAATATTCATAACCAGGCGAATGCCGCCGAAGGCGTGATTGGCTATTTCACGGCTTCCTCGGTGGCGATTACTCACTATTATCTGACTCGAACGGATACGCAAGGGGCCGAGGCTCCCGGTTTGTTCTTTGCTCTCAATGGCCGACCGCCGGTCGTAGGGACCTATCTGGATTTCATTTTGAACTTGCCCCTTGATCGCACGGCACTGTGCGTACCGCTTGATCGGCGGACCCCCCTCAAGCCGGAAGGATGGCCCTAA
- a CDS encoding HpcH/HpaI aldolase family protein, with product MSNNQNSRQLGTGTWLSIGSPVIAELASECGFDWLLFDMEHGCLTEASLLANLQAAKREGIKLIVRVGQMDSALIARVLDWGASGIMLPHVSTAEQAKNCLKAMRYPPEGSRGYSRSTRGYQYGLAAQSEPSETPLPLFLPQIENYQGVMNAGSIAAVDGVDALFVGPADLMFDFSVRQSSETMPFEVALQLVSSAAQKHQKQAGILVRNVADLSALKQMGFSCLAIGSDLGFIREGFKATVIL from the coding sequence ATGAGCAACAATCAGAACTCAAGACAACTTGGCACGGGAACCTGGCTTTCTATTGGGTCGCCTGTCATCGCCGAATTAGCCTCAGAATGTGGTTTCGACTGGCTCCTGTTCGATATGGAACATGGCTGTTTAACAGAAGCAAGCCTGTTGGCAAACTTACAGGCAGCGAAACGAGAGGGCATCAAGCTTATTGTGCGGGTTGGGCAAATGGATAGTGCGTTGATTGCACGGGTTCTGGACTGGGGGGCGTCGGGAATTATGTTGCCGCATGTTTCCACCGCCGAACAGGCCAAAAATTGCCTGAAAGCAATGCGCTATCCTCCAGAGGGTAGCCGTGGCTACTCCCGTTCGACCCGCGGCTATCAGTATGGTCTCGCGGCTCAATCTGAACCATCAGAAACTCCTCTTCCTCTTTTTTTGCCGCAAATTGAAAATTATCAAGGTGTTATGAATGCCGGGTCGATTGCCGCCGTCGATGGGGTAGATGCTCTTTTCGTTGGCCCCGCCGACCTTATGTTCGACTTTTCTGTGCGCCAGTCCTCTGAAACGATGCCGTTTGAAGTCGCCTTACAACTGGTCAGTTCAGCAGCTCAAAAGCACCAGAAACAGGCTGGTATTTTGGTCCGAAATGTAGCGGATTTATCTGCGCTGAAGCAAATGGGTTTCTCCTGTCTGGCCATCGGCTCTGACCTTGGGTTCATCCGCGAGGGCTTTAAGGCAACAGTAATTCTATAA